In Pseudomonas rhizosphaerae, one DNA window encodes the following:
- a CDS encoding class I SAM-dependent rRNA methyltransferase yields the protein MSALTQALRAALDARSSLLDQLHEQGTDCYRLFHGSQEGAGGLTVDRYGPQLLVQSFHQTLAHEDLLALHHAVEQHLQAPLLLVYNDRSKGNSRIDREDTVYRAEDAALVDLVGHEWGLNYRVRGRHPGQDPLLFLDLRNARGWVKQHSAGRSVLNLFAYTCGVGLSAAAGGAREVCNLDFAEGNLAVGAENGALNPELAPMQFIQSDYFPAIRQLAGLPITARRGQKLPAYPRLSQRQYDLVFLDPPAWAKSAFGTVDLLRDYQSLLKPAILATAEDGVLICCNNLAKVNLNDWREQVLRCAEKAGRPVRECTVLPPAADFPSSDGQPPLKTLILNF from the coding sequence ATGTCCGCTTTGACCCAGGCGCTGCGCGCCGCCCTCGACGCCCGCTCTTCACTGCTCGACCAACTGCATGAGCAGGGCACCGATTGCTATCGCCTGTTCCATGGCAGCCAGGAAGGTGCCGGCGGCTTGACCGTCGACCGCTACGGCCCGCAATTGCTGGTACAAAGCTTTCACCAGACATTGGCACATGAAGACCTGCTCGCTCTGCACCATGCAGTCGAGCAGCATCTACAAGCACCGTTGCTGCTGGTGTACAACGACCGCTCAAAGGGCAATTCGCGGATCGATCGGGAAGACACGGTTTATCGCGCCGAAGACGCCGCGCTGGTGGACCTGGTTGGACACGAGTGGGGGCTGAACTATCGAGTGCGTGGCCGACACCCTGGCCAGGACCCACTACTGTTTCTCGACCTGCGCAATGCGCGTGGCTGGGTCAAGCAGCACAGTGCCGGCAGAAGCGTGTTGAACCTGTTTGCCTACACTTGCGGCGTTGGCTTGAGTGCAGCGGCAGGCGGTGCCCGTGAGGTGTGCAACCTGGACTTTGCCGAAGGTAACCTGGCGGTCGGTGCCGAGAACGGGGCGCTCAACCCCGAGCTTGCGCCCATGCAGTTCATCCAGTCGGACTACTTCCCGGCCATCCGCCAACTGGCCGGCTTGCCGATCACCGCGCGCCGAGGCCAGAAGCTGCCCGCCTATCCTCGGCTTTCGCAACGTCAGTACGACCTGGTCTTCCTGGATCCGCCTGCCTGGGCGAAGAGCGCGTTCGGCACGGTCGATCTGCTGCGCGATTACCAAAGCCTGCTCAAACCGGCGATTCTCGCCACTGCCGAAGACGGCGTACTGATCTGCTGCAACAACTTGGCGAAGGTCAACTTAAACGACTGGCGCGAACAAGTGCTGCGCTGCGCCGAAAAAGCCGGGCGACCCGTGCGTGAATGCACGGTACTGCCGCCCGCGGCCGACTTCCCTTCCAGCGATGGCCAGCCACCGTTGAAAACGCTGATCCTGAATTTTTAG
- a CDS encoding DUF748 domain-containing protein yields MSKGLKRTAATLVALVALYALLGFLILPGVALRVANQQLAAYATVPAHLQRLEFNPFSLELTLWGLKIGEPGAEQIGFERLYANLQVDSLWTGALHLVAVELDKPRTEVLFDKSGKLNLSALFRLPANDPAAQDAPGEPFALRIGSIKLVDGYLHFKDLRPSQPIEFLYDSMNLELQNLSTLPDDQADMILVANSPQGGRIDWRGRIGLSPVSSQGSLKVTDAQMSVWWPYVRDSVPLVLEKGLFSLSADYNLNLAKQTELKLDKVALSVAPFAIAAPDGRPLVRLERLDVSDTSVDLVKQVVRVGQIRSHKLETWAAREADGQLDWQKLFATPTTRQPAPSAPASAPAKPWQVLLKDVQLRDYQVHLADRVPTDEVAVDVGPLNLDLHDFDSLNGAPFTLKLDTGLGKQGHLQASGEVSLAPVAARLKVSTKDIDLRIAQAYISPLIRLELRSGMLDSDLDVQLTSTEPLAMTVSGRAEVDQLHTLDTLKERDFVKWQHLTLTGLEYRHGDRLDIQRVQLQQPYARFMINEDRTTNIDDLLIPQPTQPADSASSKKPAGADKPLGIRIGAVDIDNGSANFADFSLTPNFATAVQQLNGRIGTIDNRQATPARINIQGKVDRYAPVIISGALNPFDPMASLDITTSFKRVELTTLTPYSGKFAGYRIRKGRLNLDLHYLITKGQLKAENKLLVEQLQLGDKVDSPDAVDLPLRLAIALLKDSQGRIAIELPVSGDLNSPQFSVMPIVWQTLRNLMVRAAQAPFKFIGGLVSGGGSEDLSTVSFRPGSDELGTEAQAALMKLAAALKERPTLRLEIEGTSVQASDGPLIAQQRLEREYQNTYYKMAQRRGDKVPATAAEMQVPEDDKPAMLEAIYRTRLKGQPPVEWQQLETKARVDKLREAVLKSWASNNALLRQLGQARAGSIKDFLVDKGQLADERVYFIDAALGHAEKDGRIITPLHLDAE; encoded by the coding sequence ATGTCCAAAGGATTGAAACGCACTGCCGCCACCCTCGTGGCGCTGGTTGCGCTGTACGCCCTGCTCGGCTTTCTGATACTGCCCGGCGTTGCACTGCGGGTGGCCAACCAGCAGTTGGCCGCCTATGCCACCGTACCTGCGCATCTGCAGCGGCTGGAATTCAATCCGTTCAGCCTCGAGCTGACCCTGTGGGGGCTGAAGATCGGAGAGCCCGGTGCCGAACAGATCGGTTTCGAACGGTTGTACGCCAACCTGCAAGTGGACAGCCTGTGGACTGGCGCCTTGCATCTGGTTGCGGTCGAGCTCGACAAGCCGCGCACTGAAGTGCTGTTCGATAAAAGCGGCAAACTCAACCTGAGCGCGTTGTTCAGACTTCCAGCCAATGACCCTGCCGCACAGGACGCCCCTGGCGAACCCTTCGCCCTGCGCATCGGCAGTATCAAGCTGGTCGATGGCTACCTGCATTTCAAGGATCTGCGTCCCAGCCAGCCCATCGAGTTTCTTTACGACTCGATGAACCTGGAGCTGCAGAACCTCAGCACCCTGCCGGACGATCAGGCCGACATGATCCTGGTTGCCAACAGCCCCCAAGGCGGCCGCATCGATTGGCGTGGGCGTATCGGCCTCAGTCCAGTGTCGTCCCAGGGCTCGCTGAAGGTGACCGATGCGCAGATGAGCGTCTGGTGGCCGTACGTGCGTGACAGCGTGCCCCTCGTTCTGGAAAAAGGCCTGTTCTCCCTGAGCGCCGATTACAACCTGAACCTGGCCAAGCAGACCGAGCTGAAACTGGACAAGGTCGCCCTCAGCGTTGCGCCTTTCGCGATCGCCGCACCGGATGGACGTCCTCTGGTTCGGCTCGAACGCCTGGACGTCAGCGATACGTCGGTCGATCTGGTCAAGCAGGTGGTCAGGGTTGGCCAGATACGCAGCCACAAGCTGGAGACCTGGGCCGCCCGCGAAGCGGATGGGCAGCTCGACTGGCAGAAGCTGTTCGCCACCCCGACAACCCGGCAGCCGGCACCCAGCGCGCCAGCAAGCGCGCCCGCCAAGCCTTGGCAGGTACTGCTCAAAGATGTCCAACTGCGGGACTACCAAGTGCACTTGGCTGACCGTGTGCCTACCGATGAGGTCGCCGTGGACGTAGGTCCGCTCAACCTGGACCTGCACGACTTCGACAGCCTCAACGGCGCGCCCTTCACGCTCAAGCTCGACACGGGCCTGGGCAAGCAGGGTCACCTGCAAGCCAGCGGCGAGGTCAGCCTGGCACCAGTTGCCGCGCGCCTGAAAGTCAGCACCAAGGACATCGACCTGCGCATTGCCCAGGCCTACATCAGCCCGCTGATTCGCTTGGAACTGCGCAGCGGCATGCTCGACAGCGATCTCGATGTGCAATTGACCAGCACCGAGCCCTTGGCCATGACCGTATCCGGTCGCGCCGAAGTCGACCAACTGCACACGCTCGACACGCTCAAGGAGCGCGATTTCGTCAAATGGCAGCACTTGACCTTGACCGGTCTGGAGTATCGCCACGGCGATCGCCTGGATATCCAACGGGTGCAGCTACAACAGCCCTACGCGCGATTCATGATCAACGAAGACCGCACCACCAATATCGACGACCTGTTGATTCCGCAACCGACACAGCCCGCCGATTCGGCCAGCAGCAAGAAACCCGCCGGCGCGGACAAACCGTTGGGCATTCGCATCGGTGCCGTGGATATCGACAACGGCTCAGCCAACTTCGCCGACTTCAGCCTGACGCCGAACTTCGCTACGGCCGTCCAGCAACTCAACGGGCGCATCGGCACCATCGACAATCGCCAGGCTACGCCTGCGCGGATCAACATTCAGGGCAAGGTGGACCGCTATGCTCCGGTGATCATTTCCGGCGCATTGAATCCGTTCGATCCTATGGCCAGCCTGGATATCACCACCAGCTTCAAACGCGTGGAACTGACCACTCTGACGCCCTATTCGGGCAAGTTCGCCGGGTACCGTATCCGCAAGGGCCGTCTGAATCTTGACCTGCACTACCTGATCACCAAAGGCCAGCTCAAGGCAGAAAACAAGCTGCTGGTGGAACAACTGCAGTTGGGTGACAAGGTCGACAGCCCCGATGCGGTCGATCTGCCGTTGCGGCTGGCCATTGCATTGCTCAAGGACTCGCAGGGCAGGATCGCCATCGAACTGCCTGTCAGCGGCGACCTCAACAGCCCTCAGTTCAGCGTCATGCCAATAGTCTGGCAGACCCTGCGCAACCTGATGGTTCGCGCCGCGCAGGCGCCGTTCAAATTCATCGGTGGATTGGTGAGCGGCGGTGGGTCTGAAGACCTGAGCACCGTGTCGTTCCGCCCAGGTTCGGATGAGCTGGGCACCGAGGCTCAGGCAGCGCTGATGAAACTGGCCGCGGCCCTGAAAGAACGTCCAACCCTGCGCCTGGAAATCGAAGGGACGAGCGTGCAGGCCAGCGATGGCCCGCTGATTGCCCAGCAGCGCCTGGAGCGCGAGTATCAGAACACCTACTACAAGATGGCCCAGCGTCGCGGCGACAAAGTCCCGGCCACGGCGGCCGAGATGCAGGTGCCCGAAGACGACAAGCCTGCGATGCTCGAAGCCATCTACCGCACCCGACTCAAGGGTCAGCCGCCGGTAGAATGGCAACAATTGGAGACCAAGGCACGTGTCGACAAGTTGCGCGAAGCGGTGCTCAAATCATGGGCGTCGAACAACGCATTGCTGCGCCAGTTGGGTCAGGCCCGCGCGGGCAGCATCAAGGACTTTCTGGTCGACAAGGGTCAGTTGGCCGACGAGCGCGTGTACTTCATCGATGCCGCCCTGGGCCATGCCGAAAAGGATGGGCGCATCATCACTCCCCTGCACCTGGATGCCGAATGA
- the pgi gene encoding glucose-6-phosphate isomerase, translating to MAYYRTPHDVTTLPAWQALTQHRAAMKDFSMRDAFNADPERFEHFSLSACGLFLDYSKNLIDAQTRDLLVQLANEVDLQGAIKAMFAGELLNASEGRPALHTALRRPVGDKLNVNGVNVMPDVHKVLNQITELVTRIHDGLWRGYTEKPITDVVNIGIGGSFLGPELVSEALLPYAQKGVRCHYLANIDGSEFHELSAKLRAETTLFIVSSKSFSTLETLKNAQAARGWYLAQGGSEAELYRHFIAVSSNNAAAVEFGIREENIFPMWDWVGGRYSLWSAIGLPIAMSIGMANFKELLSGAYTMDQHFQSAPFEQNMPVLLALLGVWYGNFWDAKSHAILPYDHYLRNITKHLQQLDMESNGKSVRQDGTPVNIDTGPVIWGGVGCNGQHAYHQLLHQGTHMIPADFIVPVVSFNPVADHHQWLFANCLSQSQALMLGKSRSESEAELRERGMAEEDVQKLAPHKVIPGNRPSNTLVVERISPRRLGALVAMYEHKVFVQSVLWGINAFDQWGVELGKELGKGVYQRLIGENEAVAEDASTQGLINYFRGRHRG from the coding sequence ATGGCGTACTACCGAACCCCGCACGACGTGACTACCCTGCCCGCCTGGCAGGCGCTGACCCAGCATCGCGCTGCCATGAAAGACTTCAGCATGCGCGATGCCTTCAATGCCGACCCTGAGCGTTTCGAGCATTTCTCCCTGAGCGCCTGCGGCCTGTTTCTCGACTATTCGAAGAACCTGATCGACGCTCAGACCCGCGACCTGCTGGTGCAGCTGGCCAACGAAGTGGACCTGCAAGGCGCTATCAAGGCGATGTTCGCCGGCGAGCTGCTCAACGCCTCCGAAGGCCGCCCAGCGTTGCACACGGCGCTGCGTCGGCCGGTGGGCGATAAGCTCAACGTCAATGGCGTCAACGTGATGCCAGACGTGCACAAGGTACTGAACCAGATCACCGAGTTGGTCACGCGCATCCATGATGGCCTGTGGCGCGGCTATACCGAAAAGCCGATCACCGACGTGGTGAACATCGGTATCGGCGGCTCGTTCCTGGGCCCCGAGCTTGTGTCCGAGGCCTTGCTGCCGTATGCGCAGAAAGGCGTGCGTTGCCATTACCTGGCCAACATCGATGGCAGCGAGTTCCACGAGCTGTCGGCCAAGCTGCGCGCAGAGACCACGCTGTTCATCGTTTCCTCCAAGTCGTTCAGCACTCTGGAAACCTTGAAGAACGCCCAGGCTGCGCGAGGCTGGTACCTGGCCCAGGGTGGGTCGGAAGCCGAGCTGTACCGTCACTTCATCGCCGTGTCGAGCAACAATGCTGCTGCGGTCGAGTTCGGTATCCGCGAAGAAAACATCTTCCCGATGTGGGACTGGGTGGGTGGTCGGTATTCGCTGTGGTCGGCCATCGGCTTGCCGATTGCCATGTCGATCGGCATGGCCAACTTCAAGGAGCTGCTGTCGGGCGCCTACACCATGGATCAGCATTTCCAGTCAGCGCCGTTCGAACAGAACATGCCGGTGCTGCTGGCCCTGCTGGGGGTGTGGTACGGCAACTTCTGGGACGCCAAGAGCCATGCGATCCTGCCGTATGACCACTACCTGCGCAACATCACCAAACACTTGCAGCAGTTGGACATGGAATCCAACGGCAAGAGCGTGCGCCAGGACGGCACACCGGTGAACATCGATACCGGCCCGGTCATCTGGGGCGGCGTCGGCTGCAACGGCCAGCATGCCTATCACCAGTTGCTGCACCAAGGCACTCATATGATTCCGGCTGACTTCATCGTCCCGGTGGTGAGCTTCAACCCGGTTGCCGACCATCATCAGTGGCTGTTCGCCAACTGCCTGTCGCAGAGCCAGGCACTGATGCTGGGCAAGAGCCGCAGCGAGTCGGAAGCCGAGCTGCGCGAACGCGGCATGGCCGAGGAAGACGTGCAGAAACTGGCGCCGCACAAGGTCATCCCCGGCAACCGCCCGAGCAACACCTTGGTGGTCGAGCGCATCAGCCCGCGCCGCCTGGGCGCACTGGTCGCGATGTATGAGCACAAGGTGTTCGTGCAGAGCGTACTATGGGGCATCAATGCCTTCGACCAGTGGGGCGTGGAGCTGGGCAAGGAGCTTGGCAAGGGCGTGTACCAGCGCCTGATCGGTGAAAACGAAGCCGTCGCCGAAGATGCTTCGACTCAAGGCTTGATCAACTACTTCCGCGGTCGTCACCGCGGCTGA
- the folK gene encoding 2-amino-4-hydroxy-6-hydroxymethyldihydropteridine diphosphokinase, with protein sequence MVCVHVGLGSNLDSPQRQLRDALQALAALPGTRLVEASSFYTSDSLLPGQPRYTNAVAALDTELAPLALLDALQTIENDQGRERGERWGPRTLDLDVITYADQVIDEPRLKVPHYHLQARAFVLYPLAELVDEAFVLADGRSLRALLAACPFVGLEKL encoded by the coding sequence ATGGTGTGCGTGCATGTTGGGCTAGGCAGCAATCTGGACAGCCCGCAACGGCAGCTGCGCGATGCGCTGCAGGCCCTGGCTGCGCTGCCGGGCACCCGTCTGGTTGAAGCCTCCTCGTTCTATACCAGCGATTCCCTGCTGCCTGGCCAGCCGCGCTATACCAATGCCGTGGCGGCCCTGGACACCGAGCTGGCCCCGCTGGCGCTGCTCGATGCGCTGCAGACGATCGAGAACGATCAGGGCCGTGAGCGTGGCGAGCGCTGGGGGCCGCGGACTCTGGATCTGGATGTCATCACCTACGCCGATCAAGTCATAGACGAGCCTCGCCTGAAGGTGCCGCACTACCATCTGCAGGCACGCGCCTTCGTGCTGTATCCGTTGGCCGAGCTGGTGGACGAGGCATTCGTACTGGCCGATGGCCGCAGCCTGCGCGCGCTTTTGGCTGCCTGCCCGTTCGTGGGGCTGGAGAAGCTGTAG
- the panC gene encoding pantoate--beta-alanine ligase translates to MNTVKTVRELRAAVARARGEGKRIGLVPTMGNLHSGHAALVAKATQRVDFVVASIFVNPLQFGPSEDLDKYPRTLAADQERLVQAGCSLLFAPSAAEMYPDGMAGQTRVSVPQLSEGLCGTSRPGHFEGVATVVSKLFNMVQPDLAVFGQKDYQQLAVIRALVRDLNMPIQIIGEPTVRAEDGLALSSRNGYLSQEQRALAPLLYQVLSQVAAQVSQGRRDYPALLEQAKQVIAQAGFVPEYLEIRHALTLRPATADDRDLVILVAANLGTTRLIDNLHLDLDHDPQHS, encoded by the coding sequence ATGAACACCGTCAAGACCGTACGAGAACTGCGCGCCGCCGTGGCCCGTGCCCGCGGCGAAGGCAAGCGGATCGGCCTGGTGCCGACCATGGGCAACCTGCACAGCGGCCACGCCGCGCTGGTGGCCAAGGCCACCCAGCGTGTGGATTTCGTGGTGGCGAGCATCTTCGTCAACCCGTTGCAGTTCGGTCCCAGCGAAGACCTGGACAAATACCCGCGCACCCTGGCTGCCGATCAGGAGCGGCTGGTGCAAGCGGGCTGCAGCCTGCTTTTCGCGCCTTCGGCTGCAGAAATGTACCCCGATGGCATGGCTGGGCAGACCCGAGTGAGCGTGCCCCAGCTGTCCGAAGGCTTGTGTGGTACCAGTCGTCCCGGCCATTTCGAAGGCGTGGCAACGGTGGTGAGCAAACTGTTCAACATGGTCCAGCCGGACCTGGCCGTCTTCGGCCAGAAGGACTACCAGCAACTGGCCGTCATTCGCGCCCTGGTTCGCGATCTCAATATGCCGATCCAGATCATCGGCGAGCCGACGGTGCGCGCCGAAGACGGGCTGGCCCTGTCGTCGCGCAATGGTTATCTGAGCCAGGAGCAACGCGCCCTGGCACCCCTGCTGTACCAGGTACTCAGCCAGGTGGCTGCACAGGTCAGCCAGGGCCGTCGCGACTATCCGGCGCTGTTGGAGCAGGCCAAACAGGTTATCGCCCAGGCAGGCTTCGTGCCGGAGTACCTGGAGATTCGACACGCCCTGACCCTGCGTCCGGCGACCGCCGATGACCGTGACCTGGTGATTCTGGTCGCGGCGAACCTGGGCACCACGCGACTGATCGACAACCTGCACCTGGACCTCGATCACGACCCTCAACACAGCTGA
- a CDS encoding BON domain-containing protein, which yields MKKFAIAAATATALTLTMANAAFAQQSTQAPMVVAAGEVTHAKEATSDTWITTKVKSDLVTEKGIPGTDIKVETNKGVVSLSSTVAVTEAQKATAVRITKAIKGVKAVSADGLKAE from the coding sequence ATGAAGAAGTTCGCTATTGCTGCCGCTACTGCTACCGCGCTGACCCTGACCATGGCCAACGCTGCTTTCGCTCAACAGTCCACCCAGGCTCCTATGGTGGTTGCTGCCGGTGAAGTTACTCACGCCAAAGAAGCAACTTCCGACACTTGGATCACCACCAAGGTCAAATCCGATCTGGTTACCGAAAAAGGCATTCCAGGCACCGACATTAAGGTAGAAACCAACAAAGGCGTGGTTTCCCTGTCGTCGACCGTTGCTGTGACCGAAGCACAGAAAGCTACCGCCGTACGTATCACCAAGGCAATCAAAGGCGTGAAAGCTGTTTCCGCCGATGGCCTGAAAGCTGAGTAA
- a CDS encoding polynucleotide adenylyltransferase PcnB, translating to MLKKLFKSLNTPARHPQHRRTTPEVLNAGQHSLQRSQFSRHAVGIVERLQTAGYQAYLVGGCVRDLMLGIVPKDFDVATSATPEQVRAEFRNARVIGRRFKLVHIHFGREIIEVATFRANHPEEDDEQDVHRSSSSESGRILRDNVYGTLEDDAQRRDLTINALYYDPVSERILDYANGVHDVRNRLIRLIGDPTQRYQEDPVRMLRAVRFAAKLDFGIEKHTAAPIRELAPMLREIPSARLFEEVLKLFLSGHAADTFEMLVDLHLFDSLFPATTQALEDTPTYTHTLISEALRNTDLRIKQGKPVTPAFLFAALLWPALPARVLRLQSRGMPPIPAMQEAAHELIAEQCQRVAIPKRFTIPIREIWDMQERLPRRSGKRADLLLDNPRFRAGYDFLLLREKAGEETDGLGEWWTDYQDCNDSERREMIADLGGKDESGAPRKRRRTGAKRSKRGEADE from the coding sequence ATGCTGAAGAAGCTGTTCAAGTCTTTGAATACTCCCGCGCGTCATCCGCAGCACCGGCGCACCACGCCCGAAGTGCTCAATGCTGGCCAACACTCGCTGCAGCGCAGCCAGTTCAGCCGCCACGCCGTGGGCATCGTCGAACGCCTGCAGACCGCCGGTTACCAGGCCTACCTGGTAGGCGGTTGCGTACGAGACCTCATGCTGGGCATCGTGCCCAAGGATTTCGACGTGGCCACCAGCGCCACGCCCGAGCAGGTCCGTGCTGAATTTCGCAACGCGCGAGTGATTGGCCGGCGCTTCAAGCTGGTCCACATCCATTTCGGCCGCGAAATCATCGAGGTCGCGACCTTCCGTGCCAACCATCCGGAAGAAGATGACGAACAGGATGTGCATCGCTCCTCGAGCAGCGAAAGCGGACGCATTCTGCGCGACAACGTTTATGGCACTCTGGAAGACGACGCCCAGCGCCGCGACCTGACCATCAATGCGCTGTACTACGATCCGGTCAGCGAACGTATCCTAGACTATGCCAACGGTGTGCACGATGTGCGCAACCGTCTGATCCGCTTGATTGGCGATCCGACCCAGCGCTACCAGGAAGACCCGGTGCGGATGCTGCGCGCCGTGCGCTTCGCCGCCAAGCTGGATTTCGGCATCGAAAAGCACACCGCTGCACCGATTCGCGAGCTGGCGCCAATGCTGCGCGAGATACCGTCGGCACGCTTGTTCGAAGAAGTGCTCAAGCTGTTCCTGTCCGGCCATGCGGCCGACACTTTCGAGATGCTGGTCGACCTGCACCTGTTCGACTCGTTGTTTCCGGCCACCACGCAGGCCTTGGAAGACACGCCGACCTACACCCATACGTTGATCAGCGAAGCGCTGCGCAACACCGACCTGCGCATCAAGCAGGGCAAGCCGGTCACCCCCGCCTTCCTGTTCGCAGCCCTGCTCTGGCCAGCGCTGCCAGCACGCGTATTACGCCTGCAAAGCCGTGGCATGCCACCAATCCCTGCCATGCAGGAAGCGGCCCACGAGCTGATTGCCGAGCAGTGCCAACGCGTCGCCATTCCCAAGCGTTTCACCATTCCGATCCGCGAGATCTGGGACATGCAGGAACGCCTGCCGCGCCGCAGTGGCAAGCGTGCCGACCTGTTGCTCGACAACCCGCGTTTCCGCGCTGGCTACGACTTCCTGCTGCTGCGCGAAAAGGCCGGCGAAGAGACCGACGGCCTGGGCGAATGGTGGACCGACTATCAGGACTGCAACGACAGTGAACGCCGTGAAATGATCGCGGACCTGGGCGGCAAGGATGAATCGGGCGCACCACGCAAGCGTCGTCGTACCGGTGCCAAGCGCAGCAAGCGTGGCGAGGCCGACGAATAA
- a CDS encoding DUF2845 domain-containing protein — translation MNKLNWMICAPMLLALCTAANAASTMRCGNTLVSLNDRTVQVEQKCGAPASKAQTGYERSGPINRRVELPIEEWVYGPSNGMSQYLKFVGSRLVQIESSRN, via the coding sequence ATGAACAAGCTGAACTGGATGATCTGCGCGCCGATGCTCCTGGCGCTGTGCACTGCGGCCAACGCCGCTTCGACCATGCGCTGCGGCAATACCCTGGTATCGCTGAACGACCGCACGGTCCAGGTCGAGCAGAAGTGTGGCGCACCTGCCAGCAAGGCACAGACCGGGTATGAGCGCTCTGGCCCGATCAATCGGCGGGTCGAGTTGCCGATAGAGGAGTGGGTATACGGTCCATCGAACGGCATGAGCCAGTACCTCAAGTTCGTCGGTAGCCGACTGGTGCAGATCGAGAGCAGCCGCAACTGA
- the panB gene encoding 3-methyl-2-oxobutanoate hydroxymethyltransferase, translating to MPQITLTTLQSLKLKGEKITMLTCYDATFAHAACTAGVEVLLVGDSLGMVLQGHDSTLPVTVADMAYHVASVKRGNQGAFIVADLPFMAYSTCEQTLANCALLMQAGAHMVKLEGAAWLAESVRLLAERGIPACVHLGLTPQSVNILGGYKVQGRQDIQARQMRADAIALEQAGAAMLLLECVPVELAADIAQAVKIPVIGIGAGSAVDGQVLVLHDMLGLSLSGRMPRFVKNFMTGQPDIQGALGAYVTAVKAVEFPAPEHGFAS from the coding sequence ATGCCGCAAATCACCCTGACCACTCTGCAGAGCCTCAAGCTCAAGGGTGAAAAGATCACCATGCTGACCTGCTACGACGCGACATTCGCGCATGCCGCCTGCACGGCTGGCGTCGAAGTGCTGCTGGTAGGCGATTCGCTGGGCATGGTGTTGCAGGGGCATGACAGTACATTGCCCGTGACCGTCGCCGACATGGCTTACCATGTTGCCAGCGTGAAACGTGGCAACCAGGGCGCTTTCATCGTTGCCGATCTTCCTTTCATGGCCTATTCGACCTGTGAGCAAACCCTGGCCAACTGCGCGCTGCTAATGCAGGCGGGAGCGCACATGGTCAAGCTCGAAGGCGCCGCCTGGCTGGCCGAGTCCGTCCGCCTGCTCGCCGAGCGCGGTATTCCAGCCTGTGTTCACCTGGGGTTGACCCCACAATCGGTGAACATTCTGGGCGGCTACAAGGTACAGGGCCGCCAGGATATCCAGGCACGCCAGATGCGTGCCGATGCCATCGCCCTGGAGCAAGCTGGCGCGGCCATGCTGTTGCTTGAATGCGTGCCCGTGGAACTGGCGGCCGACATTGCCCAGGCCGTGAAGATTCCGGTTATCGGCATCGGCGCCGGCAGCGCCGTAGATGGCCAGGTGCTGGTGCTGCACGACATGCTCGGGCTTTCGTTGAGCGGCCGCATGCCGCGGTTCGTGAAGAACTTCATGACCGGGCAGCCTGATATCCAGGGCGCCCTGGGCGCCTATGTCACCGCCGTCAAGGCGGTGGAGTTTCCTGCACCTGAACATGGATTCGCCTCATGA